From the Entomomonas sp. E2T0 genome, one window contains:
- the pheA gene encoding prephenate dehydratase has product MAVEQELQALRVRIDSLDEKILDLISDRARCAQEVARVKTANLAEGESPVFYRPEREAFVLKHIMERNKGPLSNEEMARLFREIMSTCLALEQPLRVAYLGPEGTFTQAAAIKHFGNAVVSKPMAAIDEVFREVAAGAVNFGVVPVENSTEGAVSHTLDSFLEHDLVICGEVELRIHHHLLVGKNTKQDRITRIYSHAQSLAQCRKWLDAHYPNVERVAVSSNAEAAKRVQSEWNSAAIAGDMAASLYGLTILNEKIEDRPDNSTRFFIIGNQEVPPTGDDKTSIIVSIHNKPGILHELLEPFRKNNIDLTRIETRPARSSKWSYVFFIDFTGHHHDPLIKAVLEEMGKGSVGLKVLGSYPQAVL; this is encoded by the coding sequence ATGGCAGTAGAACAAGAATTACAAGCACTAAGGGTGCGGATTGATAGTTTAGATGAGAAAATTCTCGATTTAATCTCCGATCGTGCCCGCTGTGCACAAGAAGTAGCAAGAGTTAAAACTGCTAATCTTGCTGAGGGTGAGTCACCTGTATTTTATCGTCCAGAACGTGAAGCTTTTGTGCTTAAACATATTATGGAACGTAATAAAGGGCCTCTGAGTAATGAAGAGATGGCTCGTTTATTCCGTGAAATAATGTCTACCTGTCTAGCATTAGAGCAGCCATTAAGAGTGGCTTATTTAGGCCCAGAAGGAACGTTTACTCAAGCAGCAGCAATCAAACATTTTGGTAATGCTGTGGTAAGTAAACCAATGGCAGCTATTGATGAAGTGTTTAGAGAGGTAGCGGCTGGTGCGGTAAACTTTGGGGTGGTACCTGTCGAAAACTCCACCGAGGGTGCAGTAAGCCATACTTTAGATAGTTTTTTAGAACATGATTTAGTAATTTGTGGTGAGGTGGAGTTACGTATTCATCACCATTTATTAGTGGGTAAAAATACTAAACAAGATCGGATTACACGTATTTATTCTCATGCACAATCACTCGCGCAATGTCGCAAATGGTTAGATGCGCATTATCCTAATGTTGAGCGGGTGGCTGTTTCTAGTAATGCTGAAGCGGCTAAACGTGTCCAAAGTGAATGGAATAGTGCAGCTATTGCTGGTGATATGGCGGCTAGTTTATATGGTCTAACTATTTTAAATGAGAAAATAGAAGATCGTCCTGATAACTCAACCCGCTTCTTTATTATTGGCAATCAAGAAGTACCACCTACAGGTGATGACAAAACCTCTATAATTGTTTCTATCCATAATAAGCCAGGTATTTTGCACGAGTTATTAGAACCATTCCGTAAAAACAATATTGACTTGACCCGTATTGAAACGAGACCTGCGCGTAGTAGCAAATGGAGCTATGTATTTTTTATTGATTTTACAGGCCATCATCATGACCCATTGATTAAAGCTGTTTTAGAAGAAATGGGTAAAGGTAGTGTAGGCTTAAAGGTATTAGGCTCATACCCTCAAGCAGTTTTATAA
- the serC gene encoding 3-phosphoserine/phosphohydroxythreonine transaminase, translated as MTKRVYNFCAGPAALPLEVLQQAQAELLDWHGKGLSIMEMSHRGADYTAVAAEAEQDLRDLLLIPNNYKVLFLQGGASQQFAQIPLNLMRHDQKADYIDTGIWSKKAIEEASRFAAVNVAASGKEYNYLAIPGQNEWQLSKDATYVHYTANETINGVEFDWIPEVGDVPLVTDLSSNILSQPIDVSKFGLIYAGAQKNIGPSGLVVVIIREDLLGNARSDCPTMLNYKVAADNDSMYNTPPTFSWYLAGLIFKWLKKQGGLDAMKKINEQKKDLLYGYIDSTEFYNNPINPSNRSWMNIPFRLIDERLDKVFLEKADANGLLNLKGHRTVGGMRASIYNAVGLDAVQALVDFMKAFEKEHG; from the coding sequence ATGACTAAGCGAGTTTATAATTTCTGTGCAGGACCAGCGGCATTACCTTTAGAGGTTTTACAACAAGCCCAAGCTGAATTATTAGATTGGCATGGTAAAGGCTTGTCGATTATGGAAATGAGTCATCGTGGTGCTGACTATACCGCAGTAGCTGCTGAGGCCGAGCAGGATTTACGTGATTTATTATTAATTCCTAATAATTATAAAGTATTATTTTTGCAAGGTGGTGCAAGCCAGCAATTTGCACAAATTCCTCTTAATTTAATGCGTCATGATCAAAAAGCTGATTATATTGATACAGGTATTTGGTCAAAGAAAGCCATTGAAGAGGCTTCTCGCTTTGCCGCAGTAAATGTGGCTGCTAGTGGTAAAGAATATAATTACTTAGCTATTCCAGGTCAAAATGAGTGGCAGCTTTCTAAAGATGCTACCTATGTACATTACACGGCTAATGAAACTATTAATGGTGTTGAGTTTGATTGGATTCCTGAAGTAGGTGATGTGCCATTGGTCACGGACTTATCTTCTAACATCCTATCACAACCTATTGATGTGTCTAAGTTTGGTTTGATTTATGCTGGCGCGCAAAAGAATATTGGCCCTAGTGGTTTAGTGGTAGTAATTATTCGTGAAGACTTATTAGGCAATGCCCGTAGTGATTGCCCTACAATGTTGAATTATAAAGTAGCGGCTGATAATGATTCTATGTATAACACGCCACCAACATTCTCTTGGTATCTTGCAGGATTAATCTTTAAATGGTTGAAAAAGCAAGGTGGCTTGGATGCCATGAAAAAGATTAATGAGCAAAAGAAAGATTTGCTTTATGGTTATATTGATAGCACAGAATTCTACAATAACCCAATTAATCCTTCTAACCGTTCTTGGATGAATATCCCTTTTAGATTAATTGATGAACGTTTAGATAAAGTGTTTTTAGAAAAAGCAGATGCTAATGGTCTATTAAATTTAAAAGGTCACCGTACTGTAGGCGGAATGCGTGCTTCTATTTATAACGCAGTTGGTTTAGATGCAGTACAAGCATTGGTAGACTTTATGAAAGCGTTTGAGAAGGAGCATGGTTAG
- the gyrA gene encoding DNA gyrase subunit A: protein MGTEIAKEILPVRIEDELKQSYLDYAMSVIVGRALPDVRDGLKPVHRRVLFAMSENNNDWNKPYMKSARIVGDVIGKYHPHGDSAVYDTIVRMAQPFSMRYMLVDGQGNFGSVDGDSAAAMRYTEIRMQKLTHEMLADLDKETVDWVPNYDDSLKIPAVLPTKIPALLVNGSSGIAVGMATNIPPHNLTEVINGCLALIDDENLTIDQLMEYIPGPDFPTAGIINGRAGIIEGYRTGRGRVYIRAKTHVEPIENNREQIVVTELPYQVNKARLIEKIAELVKEKKIEGISELRDESDKDGMRIVIELRRGEMPEVIINNLYTQTQLQNVFGINVVALVDGQPRILNLKEMLEAFVRHRREVVTRRTIYELRKARERGHVVEGLAVALANIDPIIELIKKSPNPAEAKEKLLATAWEAGPIQAMVERAGAESCRPDDLEEQYGIHDGKYFLSPVQAQAILDLRLHRLTGLEHEKLIGEYKEILEQIGELIRILTIPERLMEVIREELVKIRDEFGDIRRTEIIASQMDLTTADLIPEEERVVTISHGGYAKSQPLASYQAQRRGGKGKSATGVKDEDYIEHLLVANSHATLLLFSSKGKVYSLRTFEIPEASRAARGRPLVNIIPLDEGEKITTMLPVDEFTEGRFIFMATANGTVKKTPLEQFSKVRKNGLIALGLKEGDVLISAAITDGNSEVMLFTDEGKVIRFEESKVREMGRTAKGVRGIRLPKEGENDNSDDDENAVVIEEDNEDDNSIELFRSHVIAMIIPEDNAYILTASERGYGKRTAIDQYPLRGRGGKGVISMITSDRNGKIVGAVQVQDGEEIMLISDQGTLVRTRVDEIRPMGRNTQGVTLIKLSTDETLVGLERVQEPSETEEDLDEVDLENNATNDEDNPTIQ from the coding sequence CATACCTAGACTATGCTATGAGCGTTATTGTTGGGCGTGCTTTGCCTGATGTGCGTGATGGTTTAAAACCAGTGCATAGACGTGTGTTATTTGCCATGAGCGAAAATAACAATGACTGGAATAAACCTTACATGAAATCTGCCCGTATTGTGGGTGATGTCATTGGTAAGTATCACCCGCATGGTGACTCTGCTGTTTATGACACCATTGTGCGGATGGCTCAGCCTTTCTCGATGCGTTATATGCTGGTAGATGGGCAAGGTAACTTCGGTTCAGTAGATGGTGACTCAGCTGCTGCAATGCGTTATACCGAAATACGTATGCAGAAGTTAACCCATGAAATGTTAGCTGATCTTGATAAAGAGACAGTTGATTGGGTTCCTAACTATGATGACTCGTTAAAAATTCCAGCGGTATTACCGACTAAGATTCCAGCCTTATTGGTGAATGGTTCTAGTGGTATTGCTGTGGGTATGGCCACCAATATCCCTCCACATAACCTAACAGAAGTAATCAATGGTTGTTTGGCTTTAATTGATGATGAAAATTTAACCATCGATCAATTAATGGAATATATTCCTGGCCCTGATTTTCCTACAGCAGGTATTATCAATGGCCGTGCAGGCATTATTGAAGGTTATCGCACTGGGCGTGGTAGAGTTTATATTCGTGCTAAAACACATGTTGAGCCCATTGAAAATAATCGTGAACAAATTGTTGTTACTGAATTACCTTATCAAGTTAACAAAGCTCGCTTAATTGAAAAAATTGCGGAGCTGGTTAAAGAGAAGAAAATTGAGGGTATCAGTGAGCTACGTGATGAGTCTGATAAAGATGGTATGCGGATAGTTATTGAATTACGTCGTGGCGAAATGCCAGAGGTAATTATTAATAACTTATATACCCAAACCCAATTACAAAATGTATTTGGTATTAACGTAGTTGCTTTAGTAGATGGCCAACCAAGAATTCTAAATCTCAAAGAGATGTTGGAAGCCTTTGTGCGCCATCGTCGTGAAGTGGTTACTCGTCGTACTATTTATGAGTTGCGTAAAGCCCGTGAGCGCGGCCATGTTGTTGAAGGTTTGGCGGTTGCTTTAGCTAATATTGATCCTATTATTGAATTGATTAAAAAATCACCAAATCCTGCCGAAGCTAAAGAAAAATTATTAGCTACTGCTTGGGAAGCTGGTCCTATTCAAGCAATGGTAGAGCGTGCTGGTGCTGAAAGTTGTCGTCCAGATGATTTGGAGGAGCAATATGGCATTCATGATGGTAAGTATTTCTTATCACCTGTACAAGCACAAGCTATTTTAGATTTACGTTTACACCGTTTAACAGGCTTAGAGCATGAAAAGTTAATTGGTGAATACAAAGAGATTTTAGAGCAGATTGGTGAGCTAATCCGTATCTTAACTATCCCTGAGCGTTTAATGGAAGTTATTCGTGAAGAATTAGTAAAAATACGTGATGAATTTGGTGATATACGTCGTACTGAAATTATCGCTTCACAAATGGATTTAACTACTGCTGATCTTATTCCAGAAGAAGAGCGTGTAGTCACTATTTCTCATGGTGGTTATGCTAAATCACAGCCATTAGCTTCTTACCAAGCACAACGTCGTGGTGGTAAAGGTAAATCAGCTACGGGTGTGAAAGATGAAGACTATATTGAGCATTTATTAGTAGCGAATAGCCATGCTACTTTATTACTGTTCTCTAGTAAGGGTAAAGTTTATTCCTTACGTACTTTTGAAATTCCTGAAGCCTCTCGTGCGGCAAGAGGCCGTCCATTAGTGAATATCATCCCACTAGATGAGGGTGAAAAAATTACTACCATGTTGCCTGTGGATGAGTTTACTGAAGGTCGCTTTATCTTTATGGCAACGGCCAATGGTACGGTGAAGAAAACCCCATTAGAACAGTTTAGTAAAGTCCGTAAGAACGGCTTAATTGCCCTTGGTTTAAAAGAGGGTGATGTGCTAATTTCAGCCGCTATTACTGATGGTAATAGTGAAGTAATGTTATTTACTGATGAAGGTAAAGTCATCCGTTTTGAAGAGTCAAAAGTGCGTGAAATGGGACGTACTGCTAAAGGAGTACGTGGTATTCGCTTACCGAAAGAAGGCGAAAACGATAACAGTGATGATGACGAAAATGCAGTAGTTATCGAAGAAGACAATGAAGACGATAACAGCATTGAGTTATTCAGAAGTCATGTTATTGCAATGATTATCCCTGAAGATAATGCCTATATCTTAACTGCTTCTGAACGTGGTTACGGTAAGCGTACAGCGATTGACCAATACCCTTTACGTGGACGTGGTGGTAAAGGTGTTATTTCCATGATTACCAGTGATCGTAATGGTAAAATCGTTGGTGCTGTACAAGTACAAGATGGTGAAGAAATTATGTTAATTTCTGACCAAGGTACTTTAGTACGTACCCGTGTAGATGAAATACGCCCAATGGGACGTAATACTCAGGGTGTTACTTTAATTAAACTATCTACTGATGAAACCTTAGTAGGTTTAGAGCGTGTTCAAGAGCCATCTGAAACGGAAGAAGATTTAGATGAAGTCGATCTTGAAAATAATGCAACTAATGATGAAGATAATCCCACTATTCAGTAA